GATTGTGACGACAAACCACCCGTGAATTTTTGCGGGTGGTTTTTCTTTGGCCAGGTGTGCATTGGGGGCCGGTTTTGGTATTCGACGATTTTGTCCTTGTTTCCGGGCAAACGAGACGTTAGTTCCATGCCTAAGCAAGACAGGAGCACGATCGTGAATAGCGACCAGAAAAATGCGCTTTATGCGGATGCAATGAAAGAACTGGCAAGCATCACCGAAGGCGAAACCAATGTCACCGCATTGATGGCCACGGTAAGCTGTGTGCTGGCCGAAAAGTTCGACTATTATTTCTGGACGGGCTTCTATATCGTTGATCCGGTCAAAGAAAATGAATTGGTGGTTGGCCCGTATCAGGGCACACTTGGATGTCTGCGTATTCCGTTTGGTCGCGGGGTTTGTGGCACGGTGGCGTCTTCACTGAAAAGCTGCGTTGTCGAGGATGTGCATGCCTTTCCCGGGCATATTGCCTGCGACAGCCGTTCAAATTCGGAAATCGTCGTGCCGGTTCTTGACCGGCAGGGGGCCTTGATTGCCGTATTTGATGTCGACAGTGTGCAAACCGGGTCATTTGACGAAACGGATCAAAAGGCGCTGGAAACCATCATGGCGCAGGTATTTGCGCGCTGATCGCCAATAGTCATTCGCCGGTTCTGACACGGAATCGCAAGCTAACAACGAACTCTGGAAGATAACCCATGGCAGGCAGTGTCAATAAAGTCATTCTCGTTGGTAATCTGGGTCGCGACCCGGAAATCCGTTTCACGCAGGCAGGCAAGAAGATTGCCAATTTCAGCATTGCGACATCTGAACAGTGGCGTGACCGCCAGAGCGGCGAACGCCGCGAGCGGACCGAGTGGCACCGGATCGTTGTTTTCAACGAAGGCCTGGCCGATGTTGTCGAACGGTTTGTGAAAAAAGGCAGCAAGCTTTACATCGAAGGCGCGCTTCGGACCCGCAAATGGCAGGGCCAGGACGGCAAGGACAACTACACCACCGAAATCGTCCTTGAAGGTTTCAACAGCACGCTGACCATGCTTGACGGTCGCGGCGAAGGTGGTGGCGGCGGTTCATCGTCGGGTGGTGGCAGCTATGGCAATGATGGCGGCGGCTATGGTGGCGGTTACGACAATGGCGGCGATGCTGGCTGGGGTAATTCCTCCCCGCGCAGTGGCGGCGGCAATTCCGGCCCCAGCGGTGCGCCCGATCTGGACGACGATATTCCGTTCTGATTTTTTCGCATCAATACAGGGGCACAATGTGACCTTGTATCGATAGGTGCGATGCACAATTTTAAAGGCAGCAACCGTCATGGTGCTGCCTTTATTTTTTATCATTCCAGAGTGAATGTGTGTTGACATGAAAATTCAATCGGTTCACTTCGTGATCCTGTATCGAGATTTCAATGCCTGCTGACTTCAGATGGAGAAACCTGTTTGATCGGCCCCATTTTTGGCAGCCCGGAACCGGGCAAGTTTTATGATGTTCAGGATTGCGCCTATGCCGTTATTCCCGATGGGAACGGCAGGCTTGGTGTTGTGCGCACGCCAAAGGGCATCATGCTGATCGGGGGTGGGATTGAACGCAGTGAAACTGCAAAGGATGCCCTGACCCGCGAAGCCGTCGAGGAAACGGGCCGTTCCATTCGCATCGTTTCGCAGCTGGGCCTTGCGACCCAATATGTCAATAACCGCGCCAAGGGCAAATACCGCCTTAAACGCGGGGTATTCTTCATTGCCGAAATTTTGCAAAAAACCACCCAGCCGATCGACCTTGACCACGAATTTATGTGGTTACCCGCCATCGAGGTTGAACAGCAGTTAGTGCGTTCTTTTCACAAATGGGCCGTGCAGCAGCATGTGCGCGTCACCGCGGAGCCATAAGGCCCGGCTGCCCATTTTTGGGGCAGACGTTAGGACGCTTGGTCCTGAAGGGCGTTTTCCCGAAAGGTCTTTAAAATTTTGCGAAGGCCTTCTTCCTTGACCATTTCAATCGCGCGCGACAGATCAATCCATTCCCGGCCACGATGGGATTCCTCCCATTCGGCATCGGGCAGCAAATCCTCGACCTTCATGGCAAAAACCTCGACATCGCAGCGCGACCCCCATTTCTGATAATGGTAGCTGCCAATGGCTGGTTCTGTTGCCGATCCCATGCAACCTGCTTCTTCGCGGGCTTCTTTTATTGCGCTTTCAACAGCGCTTAAACCAGGGTCGATGGCGCCTTTGGGAATGACAAAATGCTTGCCGCCACTTGAAAGCGTCATCAGGATTTCAATGTCATCCCCGGTTTGCTCGTTCTTGCGATTACGGTACGGGATCACCGATGATTGCCGGTAAAAATAGGCCGGGCGCTTGCGCCGCTCCGTGCCGTTTTTATCGGGCCAGGGAAAATCCTGTGCGACATTGGCCGCATCAACCTGCTGCAGGATATGGCCCGATGAAGGGCTCAGATCCGACCAGCTATCGGTCGTTTCAATCATGATCATGGATGCCGGCTTTAGCGACGGAAACATCCGCTTTTTACGCAGATCAGCCCCTGCGATCAGTGCGGGCAGGGCGCTGACGCCGGGATTATGCCCCACTAGCACGACATGCTGGATGTCCTCATCAAGCCCTTGCAGGGCACTTAAAAGAGCATGTGCATCGGCATTATAAAGGGTCCGATCCTGGGTGATGGCGGGCTTGATGCCCGGAAACAGAATTTTATGGAGCTTTTCAGCCGAATGCAGCGTGCGCTGTGCTGGCGATGCCATGATCAGGTCAGGGTAAAGGCCCTGTTTTTCAAGAAACGCGCCGATACGCTGCACATTCAGTTTGCCGTCTTCCGTCAATGGCCGATGAAAATCGCCCCGGGCATCGTAGGTGACTGTTTCACCGTGCCGCAAAAGGGTGATCAAACGTTTCATGCCATTGTCCTTGAATAATGAATTATATCTGGTCCGGTTTGCGGGAAACCGGTTATCTGATGCTTCAAATTTATATGGGAAGATGCAAAACCGATAAAAGGCAGACCATTTGCCGCACAGGGCCATTTCCACAAACAATCCGCCGTGGCGCCGTATTGCACATAACGCTTACGGAATCCATGAAATTTTTATGACGTTAGGTGGTGCCACAACATGTCACTATGTTTCAGCCATTTAACGGCAGATTGTTGGTTAAAGGCGTGCTTTTCCCTATTCTATGCAAGGGGAATAATGTGCCTGTCTGGCGCGGCGTGAATGGGCCTAAAAAAGTAGCACGCTTGCACAGTTATTTGGGGGCGTTAGCCTGGAAATTCACCGTCAACATAAAGCCATTTGCCATTCTGGCGAATGAAACGCGATTTTTCGTGATGGGCGCCATCGCGGCCTTTTTCACGAAACCGGGCAATAAATTCGACATATCCAGTCTGATCAAAAAGTCCACCGGCCTCGGTGCTGACAATCTCAAGGCCGGTCCATTGCGTTTTTTGCCGGGTAATGCTTTTGGCGTCATAGTTCCCGGCATTTTCCGCTGGCACCGTATCGGCCAGATAGGCGGCATTGCCAAAAACAAAGGCGCAATAGCGCGACCGCATCAATTGCTCCGCCGTGGCCGGGCGTTTGGCCCCTGCATGAAACGGCCCACAACAGGTGCCATAGGTCTTGTTGCTGCCACACGGGCAGGGCACAAATGGATCGGCCTTTGGGAACGGGACAAGCGACATATCAGGGCATCCGGTGTTGGTGGCAGGGGGCGGAAAATCATGGAACCTGCAGGGCCTCACAGCGTTGTGAACATAGAGTGATTGCATAGGAAAGCAAATTGCCTTTTTTTCGCCTTATATCGTTTCTACCGTGACTTTGCGGGAAACGTTTATATCCGAGTGTATCAGTCGGATATGTTCGATAAAGGGCTGATATTCGGTCCGAATATGACGTCAGGATTTACGTTTTTATCTTGACGAATTTAGTCGGATTTAGATATATTGGCTTTAAAGCGGGTGGGGGCCCATTAGGCACCGCCGGATTTTAGTCCGGCCAGGTTTGGCGGACGTAATGTCGATTTGCTTCAGAGTAAGGATGAGACGCACCATGAGTATGACTTTTTGCCTTAGGCGTCCTCTAGCATAGGCGTTTTAACGAAATGGCACTTTTCGCGCTCCATCGCATGACAGCCATTTCTGCCTATGACGTGTT
The window above is part of the Thalassospira marina genome. Proteins encoded here:
- the ssb gene encoding single-stranded DNA-binding protein — translated: MAGSVNKVILVGNLGRDPEIRFTQAGKKIANFSIATSEQWRDRQSGERRERTEWHRIVVFNEGLADVVERFVKKGSKLYIEGALRTRKWQGQDGKDNYTTEIVLEGFNSTLTMLDGRGEGGGGGSSSGGGSYGNDGGGYGGGYDNGGDAGWGNSSPRSGGGNSGPSGAPDLDDDIPF
- a CDS encoding YchJ family protein, with amino-acid sequence MSLVPFPKADPFVPCPCGSNKTYGTCCGPFHAGAKRPATAEQLMRSRYCAFVFGNAAYLADTVPAENAGNYDAKSITRQKTQWTGLEIVSTEAGGLFDQTGYVEFIARFREKGRDGAHHEKSRFIRQNGKWLYVDGEFPG
- a CDS encoding histidine phosphatase family protein, yielding MKRLITLLRHGETVTYDARGDFHRPLTEDGKLNVQRIGAFLEKQGLYPDLIMASPAQRTLHSAEKLHKILFPGIKPAITQDRTLYNADAHALLSALQGLDEDIQHVVLVGHNPGVSALPALIAGADLRKKRMFPSLKPASMIMIETTDSWSDLSPSSGHILQQVDAANVAQDFPWPDKNGTERRKRPAYFYRQSSVIPYRNRKNEQTGDDIEILMTLSSGGKHFVIPKGAIDPGLSAVESAIKEAREEAGCMGSATEPAIGSYHYQKWGSRCDVEVFAMKVEDLLPDAEWEESHRGREWIDLSRAIEMVKEEGLRKILKTFRENALQDQAS
- a CDS encoding NUDIX domain-containing protein codes for the protein MIGPIFGSPEPGKFYDVQDCAYAVIPDGNGRLGVVRTPKGIMLIGGGIERSETAKDALTREAVEETGRSIRIVSQLGLATQYVNNRAKGKYRLKRGVFFIAEILQKTTQPIDLDHEFMWLPAIEVEQQLVRSFHKWAVQQHVRVTAEP
- a CDS encoding GAF domain-containing protein, with translation MNSDQKNALYADAMKELASITEGETNVTALMATVSCVLAEKFDYYFWTGFYIVDPVKENELVVGPYQGTLGCLRIPFGRGVCGTVASSLKSCVVEDVHAFPGHIACDSRSNSEIVVPVLDRQGALIAVFDVDSVQTGSFDETDQKALETIMAQVFAR